Proteins encoded in a region of the Panthera tigris isolate Pti1 chromosome B2, P.tigris_Pti1_mat1.1, whole genome shotgun sequence genome:
- the ZKSCAN8 gene encoding zinc finger protein with KRAB and SCAN domains 8: MAAESRKLSASSPPDHAPEEDLVIVKVEEDHGWDQESSLHENNPPGQESFRLRFRKLCYRETLGPREALIQLRALCHQWLRPDLNTKEQILELLVLEQFLTILPEELQTLVKEHQLENGEEVVTLLEDLERQIDILGRPVPARAHGHGLWEEVVHSESTPGLPNTQLRPMAMQHKSPVSQGSQEKAISTCESPASSQKGSPGNQEMTATLLTAGLQTLEKIEDMAVSLIREEWLLDPSQKDLHRDDRPENYRNMFSLGGETRSENRELASKQVISTGIQPHGETAAKCNGDVIGGHERGEARDLLGRLERQRGNPTQERRHKCDECGKSFAQSSGLVRHWRIHTGEKPYQCNVCGKAFSYRSALLSHQDIHNKVKRYHCKECGKAFSQNTGLILHQRIHTGEKPYQCNQCGKAFSQSAGLILHQRIHSGERPYECNECGKAFSHSSHLIGHQRIHTGEKPYECEECGKTFRRSSHLIGHQRSHTGEKPYKCNECGRAFSQKSGLIEHQRIHTGERPYKCKECGKAFNGNTGLIQHLRIHTGEKPYQCHECGKAFIQRSSLIRHQRIHSGEKSESAGV, from the exons ATGGCAGCAGAATCAAGAAAGTTGTCAGCCTCATCCCCACCAGACCACGCTCCTGAAGAAGACCTTGTAATTGTCAAGGTAGAGGAAGATCATGGCTGGGACCAGGAATCTAGTCTGCATGAAAATAACCCTCCTGGCCAGGAGTCATTCCGTCTGCGCTTCAGGAAGTTATGCTACCGGGAGACATTAGGACCCCGAGAAGCTCTGATCCAACTCCGCGCACTCTGCCATCAGTGGCTAAGGCCAGATTTGAACACCAAGGAGCAGATCTTGGAGTTATTAGTGCTAGAACAGTTCTTGACCATCCTGCCTGAGGAGCTTCAGACTCTGGTTAAGGAACATCAGCTAGAGAACGGAGAGGAGGTGGTGACCCTGCTGGAGGATTTAGAAAGACAGATTGATATATTAGGACGGCCA GTCCCAGCCCGTGCACATGGACATGGACTCTGGGAGGAGGTCGTACATTCAGAGTCTACACCAGGGCTTCCAAATACTCAGCTCCGACCCATGGCAATGCAGCACAAATCTCCGGTGTCCCAAGGGTCACAAGAGAAAG CCATCTCTACCTGTGAGAGTCCTGCCTCTTCCCAGAAAGGAAGTCCTGGGAACCAGGAGATGACGGCCACGCTTCTCACAGCAGGGCTGCAG actTTGGAGAAGATCGAAGACATGGCTGTGTCCCTAATTCGAGAGGAGTGGCTTCTTGATCCATCACAGAAGGATCTGCATAGAGATGACAGGCCAGAAAATTACAGAAACATGTTCTCCCTGG gTGGTGAGACCAGGAGTGAGAACAGGGAATTAGCTTCGAAACAGGTAATATCTACTGGAATCCAACCACATGGAGAGACAGCTGCCAAATGCAACGGGGATGTTATCGGGGGTCATGAGCGTGGAGAAGCCCGAGATCTTCTGGGCAGATTAGAGAGGCAGCGGGGAAATCCCACCCAGGAGAGACGGCATAAATGTGACGAATGTGGGAAGAGCTTTGCCCAGAGCTCAGGCCTTGTTCGCCACTGGAGAatccacactggggagaaaccctATCAATGTAACgtgtgtgggaaagccttcagttaTAGGTCAGCCCTTCTTTCCCATCAGGATATCCACAACAAAGTAAAACGCTATCACTGTAAGGAGTGTGGTAAAGCCTTCAGTCAAAACACGGGCCTGATCCTGcaccagagaattcatactggggaGAAGCCCTATCAGTGCAATCAGTGTGGGAAGGCTTTCAGTCAGAGTGCAGGCCTCATTCTGCACCAGAGAATCCACAGTGGGGAGAgaccctatgaatgtaatgagtgtgggaaagctttcagtcatAGCTCTCACCTCATTGGACATCAGAGAATCCACACAGGAGAGAAGCCCTATGAGTGTGAGGAGTGTGGGAAAACCTTCAGGCGGAGCTCACACCTCATTGGCCATCAGAGAAGccacactggggagaaaccctACAAATGCAATGAGTGTGGGAGGGCCTTCAGTCAGAAGTCAGGCCTGATCGAACatcagagaatccacactggagaAAGACCctataaatgtaaagaatgtgggaaagccttcaatGGGAACACTGGCCTCATACAGCATCTGAGAAttcacacaggggagaagccctATCAATGTCATgagtgtgggaaggcctttatTCAGAGGTCAAGTCTCATTCGGCATCAGAGAATCCACAGTGGAGAAAAATCTGAATCCGCAGGAGTTTAG
- the LOC102970180 gene encoding zinc finger protein 239-like, protein MDPHQPVASLRKGSTSQVSECEKTSRYVNQVQRREDRPTEGRRYACSECGKKFAQSSGLVRHRRIHTGEKPYECGHCGKAFSVRSTLTVHERIHTGEKPYTCNECTKGFSVRAHLIIHQRIHNGEKPYECNECGKAFSVSSDLIKHQRIHSGEKPYECDECGKAFSVSSALIKHQRIHTGEKPYECKECGKAFYVNSALINHQRIHSGEKPYACGECRKAFSQISTLIHHQRIHTGEKPYECDACGKAFRGSSNLTKHQKIHAKGKCHH, encoded by the coding sequence ATGGACCCCCACCAGCCGGTTGCCAGCTTACGGAAGGGGAGTACATCACAGGTTTCTGAGTGCGAGAAAACCTCTCGGTATGTGAACCAGGTTCAGAGGCGGGAGGACAGGCCCACGGAAGGGAGACGGTACGCCTGCAGTGAATGCGGGAAGAAGTTTGCCCAGAGCTCAGGCCTCGTCCGACATCGGAGAATCCACACCGGCGAGAAGCCCTACGAGTGTGGTCACTGCGGAAAAGCCTTCAGCGTGCGCTCCACCCTCACTGTGCATGAGAGAATCCACACTGGCGAGAAGCCCTACACCTGTAACGAGTGTACGAAAGGCTTCAGTGTGAGGGCACATCTGATCATACATCAGAGAATCCACAATGGGGAGAAACCGTATGAATGCAATGAGTGTGGCAAAGCATTTAGCGTGAGCTCAGACCTTATCAAACATCAGAGAATCCACTCTGGTGAAAAGCCCTATGAGTGCGAcgagtgtgggaaagccttcagcgTGAGCTCCGCCCTCATCAAACATCAGAGAATCCACACGGGAGAGAAGCCGTATGAGTGCAAGGAGTGTGGGAAGGCCTTCTACGTGAACTCCGCCCTAATTAACCACCAGAGGATTCACTCTGGAGAAAAGCCGTACGCGTGTGGAGAATGCAGGAAAGCCTTCAGCCAGATCTCAACCCTAATTCATCACCAGAGAATCCATACTGGGGAGAAACCGTACGAGTGTGATGCGTGTGGGAAAGCTTTCCGTGGGAGTTCTAATCTTACTAAGCACCAGAAAATACACGCCAAAGGGAAGTGTCATCATTGA